Genomic DNA from Vicinamibacteria bacterium:
ACGGCAACTCGCCTTCCGGCTCGTAGACGGTTCCACCCGCTGCGAGCACGAGCGCCGCTCCGGCGGCGACGTCCCATTCGTTCTTTGGCACGATGGTCCAGGTCGCGTCCGCTTTTCCCGCGGCGACGAGAGCGAGTTTGTAGGCCACCGATCCCATGGGACGCACCTCGAAATCCGCCTCGTCGAAAGCCTTCCATTCACCCCGGTCGACTTCGCTGCGGCTTGCGAGCACCAGCCCCCCTTCGAGCGAGCGGCGATGGCTCATCTGTGCGGGCTCCCCGTTGTAGAAAACCCCGTGTCCGCGGGCTCCGACGATCTTCTCACCGGTCGCGGGGTTGAAGATCCCACCGGCGATGGGAGCACCGTCCTCGACGAAACCCACCGAGACACACCACTCGGGAATTCCGGTAACGAACTCCTTGGTTCCGTCCAGGGGATCGACGACCCAGACCCGATGCCGGTTCAGCCGGCTCTTGTCGTCGACGGTCTCTTCGGACAACCAGCCTTCGCTGTCCCTCGGCAGCAGCGCGTGAAGAGCCTGATTCACAGCTCGGTCGGCCTCGGTGACGGGGTCACCGCCCCTTTTCCTCTCCGCTTCGATTCGTCCCGA
This window encodes:
- a CDS encoding 3'(2'),5'-bisphosphate nucleotidase CysQ, whose amino-acid sequence is MDVLARIQEALEAAASVIKDFTSGRIEAERKRGGDPVTEADRAVNQALHALLPRDSEGWLSEETVDDKSRLNRHRVWVVDPLDGTKEFVTGIPEWCVSVGFVEDGAPIAGGIFNPATGEKIVGARGHGVFYNGEPAQMSHRRSLEGGLVLASRSEVDRGEWKAFDEADFEVRPMGSVAYKLALVAAGKADATWTIVPKNEWDVAAGAALVLAAGGTVYEPEGELPSFNRENTLLRGLVANPKSLDDAVKDQISYALQARFR